The following proteins come from a genomic window of Halobaculum sp. MBLA0147:
- a CDS encoding nitrite/sulfite reductase yields MPTDVEEWKSEVYGQEIREHLMEFAERGWESIPEDEHDAWFERFKWWGLYHQRAGQESYFMMRIGTPNGILEPGQLEVVGEIADEYARGPAENPEFGAAYADFTTRQSIQLHWIRLEDVPEIFDKLESNGLTTQQACGDSWRNIVGCPVAGKDANEVVDALPVAENLNETFKGDEDHANLPRKWKVSVTGCREGCGQGDINDLALEPAEKDGRMGFNVRVGGGLSRNEPRLARDIDVFVTPEQAEAVSGGLSLLFDEYGDREDRYNARMKFLVDEWGPEEIRQTLQEEFVDFELERAGEDLRDQYTYNAGDGPGAGGHDHADGAAADGGVAAQYPGGDHDHVGVHRQDDGNFYVGLNVLVGRMGAADVLELAKLADEYGSGEARLTQRQNVIVTDVPESDLEAFLDEPLLDDYAPDPNPFMRGSVACTGTEFCSLSIVETKNRQVRYARWLKENVELPESVEEFHVHLSGCTASCAQPQIADVSLRGMKTRKDGEAVEALDVGLGGGLGEDPRFADWVAQRIPADEVPGAIENLLDGFAEAREDGESFREFVEERDEEALAELVEPEETSYEDPYMHNTKTTWYPYAEEDGMDDGPAPVHSDEYPAEADD; encoded by the coding sequence ATGCCCACCGACGTGGAGGAGTGGAAGTCAGAGGTCTACGGTCAGGAGATCCGCGAGCACTTGATGGAGTTCGCAGAACGGGGGTGGGAGTCGATCCCCGAAGACGAACACGACGCCTGGTTCGAGCGCTTCAAGTGGTGGGGGTTGTACCACCAGCGCGCCGGGCAAGAGAGCTACTTCATGATGCGGATCGGGACGCCGAACGGAATCTTGGAGCCGGGGCAGCTGGAAGTCGTCGGCGAGATCGCCGACGAGTACGCCCGCGGTCCGGCGGAGAACCCCGAGTTCGGCGCCGCCTACGCCGACTTCACGACGCGGCAGTCGATCCAACTCCACTGGATCAGACTCGAAGACGTCCCCGAGATCTTCGACAAACTGGAGTCGAACGGCCTGACGACCCAGCAGGCCTGTGGCGACTCCTGGCGCAACATCGTCGGCTGTCCGGTCGCCGGGAAGGACGCGAACGAGGTCGTCGACGCGCTCCCGGTCGCCGAGAACCTCAACGAGACGTTCAAAGGCGACGAGGATCACGCGAACCTCCCGCGGAAGTGGAAGGTGTCCGTCACCGGTTGCCGCGAGGGGTGTGGACAGGGTGACATCAACGACCTCGCCTTGGAGCCCGCCGAGAAGGACGGTCGGATGGGGTTCAACGTCCGCGTCGGCGGCGGCCTCTCGCGCAACGAGCCGCGGCTCGCTCGCGACATCGACGTGTTCGTCACGCCGGAGCAGGCCGAGGCCGTCTCGGGTGGCCTCTCGCTGTTGTTCGACGAGTACGGCGACCGCGAGGACCGCTACAACGCCCGAATGAAGTTCCTCGTCGACGAGTGGGGCCCGGAGGAGATCCGCCAGACACTCCAGGAGGAGTTCGTCGACTTCGAGTTGGAGCGGGCCGGCGAGGACCTGCGCGACCAGTACACCTACAACGCCGGCGACGGGCCGGGCGCCGGCGGCCACGACCACGCCGACGGCGCGGCCGCCGACGGCGGCGTCGCCGCGCAGTACCCCGGCGGCGACCATGACCACGTCGGCGTCCACCGGCAGGACGACGGCAACTTCTACGTCGGACTGAACGTCCTGGTCGGGCGGATGGGTGCCGCGGACGTACTGGAGTTGGCCAAGTTGGCCGACGAGTACGGCAGCGGCGAGGCGCGTCTCACCCAGCGGCAGAACGTGATCGTCACCGACGTGCCCGAGAGCGACCTGGAGGCGTTCCTCGACGAGCCGCTGTTGGACGACTACGCCCCGGACCCGAACCCGTTCATGCGCGGGTCGGTCGCGTGCACCGGGACGGAGTTCTGCTCGTTGTCCATCGTGGAGACGAAGAACCGGCAGGTGCGGTACGCGCGGTGGCTCAAGGAGAACGTCGAGTTGCCCGAGAGTGTCGAGGAGTTCCACGTCCACCTCTCGGGGTGTACGGCGTCGTGTGCCCAGCCGCAGATCGCCGACGTGAGTCTCCGCGGGATGAAGACGCGGAAGGACGGCGAGGCCGTCGAGGCGCTCGACGTGGGACTCGGCGGCGGTCTCGGCGAGGACCCGCGGTTCGCCGACTGGGTCGCCCAGCGCATTCCGGCCGACGAGGTGCCGGGTGCCATCGAGAACCTCCTCGACGGGTTCGCCGAGGCACGCGAGGACGGCGAGAGCTTCCGCGAGTTCGTCGAAGAGCGCGACGAGGAAGCCCTCGCGGAGTTGGTCGAGCCCGAGGAGACCAGCTACGAGGACCCGTACATGCACAACACGAAGACGACGTGGTACCCCTACGCCGAGGAGGACGGGATGGACGACGGGCCGGCGCCGGTCCACTCCGACGAGTACCCCGCCGAGGCGGACGACTGA
- a CDS encoding DUF6360 family protein, protein MPDRLLRVNAYTTNDVADVTTLRRVDPSGGAATAESAAAAESRGDDGGSGGPTATRGTDTEAGANYDETGTEAVRTLGVLNVTADRTDPDEVRLEVEADHTETGLPAHAERVHLDPDEAKAVAAALERHAERVRAADGE, encoded by the coding sequence ATGCCGGACCGACTGCTCCGCGTCAACGCCTACACGACCAACGACGTGGCGGACGTGACGACACTCCGTCGTGTCGACCCGTCTGGGGGCGCAGCCACTGCAGAGTCCGCGGCTGCCGCAGAGTCGCGTGGTGACGACGGTGGGAGTGGGGGACCGACGGCGACCCGCGGCACCGACACCGAGGCGGGCGCGAACTACGACGAGACCGGTACCGAGGCGGTGCGGACGCTCGGTGTGTTGAACGTGACCGCCGACAGGACCGACCCCGACGAGGTGCGACTGGAGGTCGAGGCGGACCACACCGAGACCGGCCTGCCCGCACACGCCGAACGGGTCCACCTCGACCCCGACGAGGCCAAGGCGGTCGCCGCGGCACTCGAACGCCACGCCGAACGTGTTCGGGCCGCCGACGGCGAGTGA
- a CDS encoding ABC transporter substrate-binding protein, giving the protein MGIGGAAALAGCSGGGSEATETGTATETDGDALGTETDTPTPRSDLPEVGGTYTSVISSPIETLNGIYNTENTAAGAIAQTLLTTYGFKPGTRYLGQAWESLETDDGGKVWVASVRDNMKFSDPYGEVTAEDFVYQVQELQQAEWTATSDSDSWGSDTVESIQQTGEYEIQIELPEANLLYPETYDPILYPVPKGLLEPYVNEEDAEGLKQDEELNNLSFTGNLGPYKLEEWNRGNELRFTRNDEFFMREATDEFELFEKAPYFDTYRLRVVEEQSSRLGALETGDTDYAAIPPNRVSKFRDLDSVNVEIIPQPYNVPLVYNMRANGWNTGPGNLFRKRKFRRALGCAVDKKRLVKGVYRGLAEPEYTWQPRWSKWYPEEPVAEFGNPDGDLYGKEATQSRIKEAIADTDYAYQGDTLVNPEGDQVSLNLFHSAGQNTEKATAEFVAQEFSKNAGIDVRVEAIQGAQFANKYWQQEIPDNADSLEWSNGNYNAGPRTKATSQNGWDMSLVYGLNTYPLNPTTGSVFFIKDSFYNPYGYYPSWNAKELFNQASTASSEEELKSTLAEIFTKIAEDQPMGMLAFTPDQSGYSSDIVGPAENFFNGWNGDAWYREE; this is encoded by the coding sequence ATGGGAATCGGCGGAGCAGCCGCACTCGCCGGCTGTTCCGGTGGTGGCAGCGAGGCGACCGAGACCGGTACGGCAACCGAGACCGATGGCGATGCCCTCGGGACGGAGACGGACACGCCGACCCCACGAAGTGACCTTCCGGAAGTCGGTGGGACGTACACTTCGGTTATCTCGAGCCCGATCGAGACCCTGAACGGGATCTACAACACGGAGAACACGGCAGCCGGTGCCATCGCCCAGACGCTGCTCACGACGTACGGCTTCAAACCGGGGACTCGGTACCTCGGACAGGCCTGGGAGTCGCTCGAGACCGACGACGGTGGGAAGGTCTGGGTCGCGTCGGTGCGCGACAACATGAAGTTCAGTGACCCGTACGGCGAAGTCACCGCCGAGGACTTCGTCTACCAGGTCCAAGAACTCCAGCAGGCGGAGTGGACCGCGACCTCGGACAGCGACTCCTGGGGGAGCGACACGGTCGAGTCGATCCAGCAGACCGGCGAGTACGAGATCCAGATCGAACTGCCGGAGGCGAACCTGCTGTACCCCGAGACGTACGACCCGATCCTCTACCCGGTCCCGAAGGGACTGCTGGAGCCGTACGTCAACGAGGAGGACGCCGAGGGGCTCAAGCAGGACGAGGAGCTCAACAACCTGTCGTTCACGGGGAACCTCGGGCCGTACAAGCTCGAAGAGTGGAACCGTGGTAACGAACTCCGGTTCACCCGCAACGACGAGTTCTTCATGCGGGAGGCGACCGACGAGTTCGAGCTGTTCGAGAAGGCTCCGTACTTCGACACGTACCGACTCCGCGTCGTTGAAGAGCAGTCGTCGCGACTCGGTGCGCTGGAGACGGGCGACACCGACTACGCCGCCATCCCGCCGAACCGCGTGTCGAAGTTCCGTGACCTCGACAGCGTCAACGTCGAGATCATCCCCCAGCCGTACAACGTCCCGCTCGTCTACAACATGCGGGCCAACGGGTGGAACACCGGTCCGGGCAACCTGTTCCGGAAGCGGAAGTTCCGCCGTGCACTGGGGTGTGCCGTCGACAAGAAGCGGCTCGTGAAGGGTGTCTACCGTGGGCTCGCGGAGCCGGAGTACACCTGGCAGCCCCGCTGGTCGAAGTGGTACCCCGAAGAGCCGGTCGCGGAGTTCGGGAACCCGGACGGCGACCTCTACGGCAAGGAGGCGACCCAGAGCCGGATCAAGGAGGCCATCGCCGACACGGACTACGCCTACCAGGGAGACACGCTGGTCAACCCCGAGGGCGATCAGGTGTCGCTCAACCTCTTCCACAGCGCCGGACAGAACACGGAGAAGGCGACGGCTGAGTTCGTCGCACAGGAGTTCTCGAAGAACGCCGGTATCGACGTTCGCGTCGAGGCCATTCAGGGCGCTCAGTTCGCGAACAAGTACTGGCAGCAGGAGATTCCGGACAACGCCGACTCCCTCGAGTGGAGTAACGGGAACTACAACGCCGGGCCGCGGACGAAGGCGACGAGCCAGAACGGCTGGGACATGTCGCTGGTCTACGGGCTGAACACCTACCCGCTGAACCCGACCACCGGGTCCGTGTTCTTCATCAAGGACTCCTTCTACAACCCGTACGGGTACTACCCGTCCTGGAACGCCAAGGAGCTGTTCAACCAGGCGTCCACGGCGTCCAGTGAGGAGGAGCTGAAGTCGACGTTGGCAGAGATCTTCACGAAGATCGCCGAGGATCAGCCGATGGGGATGCTGGCGTTCACTCCGGATCAGTCCGGGTACTCCAGCGACATCGTCGGTCCCGCCGAGAACTTCTTCAACGGCTGGAACGGCGACGCCTGGTACCGAGAGGAGTAA
- a CDS encoding ABC transporter permease produces MGMGWYVTRRVAWAFFVTFIIVSITWGLLAAAPNPEVRAASTQAALEGGNPNEAREDARQRLGLDRPPWVRYVDYVSSIYTLQWGWSDTRSQPVTEAILNALFYTAQYSIPWTLLTILIGPVVGLYSAANQYSWRDHLATGFAFFGYAIPNFFFGIILLLVFGVELEWIPIIYDTDVAVFSWDNFVQLVVPVFVLVTGSIGGLMRVSRNEAAEYVNADFVKTARAKGVSIYRIYFRHVLRPTLVPVSTTLVGYLLYLFTGASLLVEVVFGIPGLGRLLFSALIAQDTNVVLGSTLFFTFVATVGNLLQDLVYTVLDPRIDFSDR; encoded by the coding sequence ATGGGAATGGGATGGTACGTAACTAGACGTGTCGCATGGGCGTTCTTCGTGACGTTCATCATCGTCTCGATCACGTGGGGCCTGTTGGCTGCTGCGCCGAACCCGGAGGTTCGAGCAGCGTCGACACAGGCGGCACTCGAGGGCGGTAACCCGAACGAGGCGCGCGAAGACGCGAGGCAACGACTCGGGCTCGACCGACCGCCGTGGGTGCGGTACGTCGACTACGTGTCGAGTATCTACACCCTCCAGTGGGGGTGGTCCGACACACGGAGTCAACCGGTGACAGAGGCGATCCTGAACGCCCTGTTCTACACTGCGCAGTACTCCATACCGTGGACGCTGCTCACTATCCTGATCGGTCCCGTCGTCGGGCTGTACTCGGCCGCGAACCAGTACAGCTGGCGTGACCACTTAGCCACCGGCTTCGCGTTCTTCGGGTACGCCATCCCGAACTTCTTCTTCGGGATCATACTGCTGTTGGTGTTCGGGGTCGAGTTGGAGTGGATCCCGATCATCTACGACACCGACGTAGCCGTGTTCAGTTGGGACAACTTCGTCCAGTTGGTGGTCCCCGTGTTCGTGCTCGTCACGGGGTCCATCGGTGGACTCATGCGCGTGTCGCGCAACGAAGCCGCCGAGTACGTCAACGCGGACTTCGTGAAGACGGCGCGTGCGAAGGGGGTCTCGATCTACCGGATCTACTTCCGGCACGTCCTCCGGCCGACGCTGGTACCCGTCTCGACCACGCTGGTCGGGTACCTGTTGTACTTGTTCACCGGAGCGTCGCTGTTGGTCGAGGTCGTGTTCGGGATTCCCGGGCTCGGGAGGCTCCTGTTCAGCGCGCTCATCGCTCAAGACACCAACGTCGTGCTCGGATCGACACTGTTCTTCACGTTCGTCGCGACCGTGGGGAACCTGCTACAGGACCTCGTGTACACGGTCCTGGATCCGCGCATCGACTTCTCTGACAGATAG